Within the uncultured Draconibacterium sp. genome, the region CTGGCAGCAGTACTCGGTGTTGGCGGCACAGCACTGTTATTTAAGAATGAGCTTAAAACGTTTGATGCAGGCGGTAGTAACTGGATCGTGTTCTTGCTTTGTTTGGGAGGATTGACTTTCGCTTCGTTAGGAAACATTATATCGGCTTACAAGCAAAAGAAAAACATGCCGGTTCTGCAGGCCAACGCCTACGGAATGTTGTACGGAGGATTGGCCATGTTTGCAGTTGTTTTAATGACGGGCAAACCGCTTAACTTTGAAGCTTCGCTGAATTATTCGGTGTCGTTATTGTATCTCACAATGTTCGGGTCGATTGTCGCGTTTTCCACGTATTTAAAGCTACTCGGCGAAATTGGCCCCGACCGATCGATTTACGTTACGCTTATTACACCGGCCATTGCTTTGTTAATTTCTACTTTTTTCGAAGGTTACCGATGGGATGTATTCGCCGTGTTGGGAATACTTTTGCTATTTTCGGGCAACATTCTGGCTTTACGATTTAAAACAAAAAAAACAGTTTCATGAAGACTTATATAAATCCGGATAGAAATACCTGGACCGACATTTTAAAACGTCCACTTTTCGATGTTTCGGAGTTGTACGGTCGCGTACAAAATATATTAACCGAAATTAGAGAGCAGGGTGACGAAAAACTTCGTGAATACACCGAACGTTTCGACGGTGTAAAAGTCGATAATTTTGAAGTTTCAGCGGAAGAAATCGCCAAAGCAGAAGCCTCCATCAGTCAGGATTTGAAAGAGGCAATTGCTTTAGCTGCCGAAAACATTAAGGCTTTTCACAGCGCCCAAATGCCCGAGGTAAGGAAAATGGAAACCAAACCTGGCGTAATCTGCTGGCAAAAACCGGTAGCTATAGAAAAGGTTGGTTTATACATTCCGGGTGGAACTGCACCACTTTTTTCAACCGTATTGATGTTGGCGCTTCCGGCAAAAATAGCGGGCTGCAAACAAATTGTTCTCTGTTCGCCACCCAACAAAAATGGAGAAATTCATCCGGCGATTTTATATGCGGCAAAAGTTGCGGGCGTAACACAGATTTACAAACTGGGAGGTGTGCAGGCCATTGGAGCAATGGCTTACGGTACCGAAACAGTTCCAAAAACCTACAAAATATTTGGTCCGGGAAATCAATATGTGACGGCAGCCAAGCAGTTGGTTAGCATGAACGAAGTTTCGATTGATATGCCGGCCGGTCCGTCAGAAGTTCTGGTAGTTGCCGACGAAACATCAAACCCGGCTTTTGTAGCTTCCGATCTATTATCGCAGGCAGAACACGGTGCCGACAGCCAGGTTGTTTTGGTTGCCAATAATGAAAATACGTTGAATAAAGTAGTAGCCGAAGTTGACACTCAACTGGCTCAACTGCCACGAAAAGAGCTGGCC harbors:
- a CDS encoding EamA family transporter; amino-acid sequence: MTTRQYILFAIPSLIWGSTWYAIKFQLGTVDPLLSVAYRFLAAGILLILFCVFTGRKMKFSLREHLMMLLLGLCLFGINYWFVYEAETKLTSGIVAVIFSLIIFFNIFFNAVLLKGKIKPDVILAAVLGVGGTALLFKNELKTFDAGGSNWIVFLLCLGGLTFASLGNIISAYKQKKNMPVLQANAYGMLYGGLAMFAVVLMTGKPLNFEASLNYSVSLLYLTMFGSIVAFSTYLKLLGEIGPDRSIYVTLITPAIALLISTFFEGYRWDVFAVLGILLLFSGNILALRFKTKKTVS
- the hisD gene encoding histidinol dehydrogenase, whose protein sequence is MKTYINPDRNTWTDILKRPLFDVSELYGRVQNILTEIREQGDEKLREYTERFDGVKVDNFEVSAEEIAKAEASISQDLKEAIALAAENIKAFHSAQMPEVRKMETKPGVICWQKPVAIEKVGLYIPGGTAPLFSTVLMLALPAKIAGCKQIVLCSPPNKNGEIHPAILYAAKVAGVTQIYKLGGVQAIGAMAYGTETVPKTYKIFGPGNQYVTAAKQLVSMNEVSIDMPAGPSEVLVVADETSNPAFVASDLLSQAEHGADSQVVLVANNENTLNKVVAEVDTQLAQLPRKELAEKALSNSVLIVVSDDEERVDLINEYAPEHLIISTKKYVQLADQITNAGSVFLGEFTPESAGDYASGTNHTLPTNGWARSYSGVNLDSFLKKITFQEIDKQGLLTIGPAIEKMAATEELEAHKNAVTLRLKQIEKDGTK